In Aquiflexum balticum DSM 16537, a single genomic region encodes these proteins:
- a CDS encoding alpha/beta hydrolase family protein: MVKNLLTGFLVVVLILPAFAQRKQASPQIVKKPLTHAAYDEWKSITYKELTNDGKYAAYTLNPEAADGKLVLMDLSINTKDEVPRAENIKQGWDSRYSFMLIKAQKDLVKELRREKKKKEDMPKDTLGIYSWTNKKLEKIPHVKSYKIPEKAGNWIAYQLEAVTEAEKEKTNGNGQENSEKAKPARKISDENGFPLILSNLDNGKQMTFGFVKDYTFAENGEGLLFHTTGDNGELQPGIYWYDLNEGKLQSVFEANRKHKFKYLSIDDSGSKVAFIADLDTTKALVREPKLYYWDKSISNAIVLADQSTTGIPEEWLVSENFNPYFSKDGSKLFFGTNPVPFVKDTALLAEEIVNVEVWHWQDDYIYPEQNVRADRERKRSYLAVMHLDNRKLVQLGNEKMEDINVGEEGNSKYALGKDDRKYRISRTWDTGGAHDLYIVNVADGSSKLIESGVQGYSRLSPSAQYAYWFSNPDTAWFAHHITSGKTLKLTSGMGIPFADEENDVPDYPSSYGLAGWTKDDARILVYDKYDIWSFDPQGKEDPINLTKDGREKKITYRYVNLDREKQFIDQDEVMLLTAFDEKSKSSGYVRYSLKDRKLDPLVMSAHRYGGIQKSKEADLYLYTKENFQEFPDLYVSDLNFSKPKKISEANPQQKEYIWGTAELVYWNSLDNIPLEGILYKPENFDPNKKYPMVVVYYERFSNTIHQHHKPEPIRSLVHRTMYVSNDYLIFVPDVVYSTGYPGESAFNCIIPGVNHLISQGFVDKDRVGIQGHSWSGYQTAYILTRTNMFRAAEAGAIVANMTSAYGGIRWESGRARMFQYEKAQSRLGVSLWENPLPYIENSPLFFANKIETPILLLHNDADGAVPWYQGIEMYLAMRRLNKPTWMLNYNGEPHWPVKRENRIDFQTRMMQFFDHYLKDAPMPRWMERGVPAIEKGIYQGLELVGEEDGI; the protein is encoded by the coding sequence ATGGTAAAGAATCTATTAACAGGGTTTTTGGTGGTGGTTTTGATACTTCCCGCCTTCGCCCAAAGAAAACAGGCAAGTCCCCAAATTGTCAAAAAGCCATTGACCCATGCTGCTTATGACGAATGGAAAAGTATTACTTACAAAGAGCTCACCAATGATGGTAAGTACGCTGCTTACACTTTAAACCCCGAAGCGGCGGATGGTAAACTGGTCTTAATGGACCTTTCCATAAACACCAAAGATGAAGTACCGCGGGCAGAAAATATAAAACAAGGTTGGGACAGCAGGTATTCTTTTATGCTGATCAAAGCACAAAAGGATCTGGTCAAAGAACTTCGCCGGGAAAAGAAGAAAAAAGAGGACATGCCAAAAGATACCTTGGGGATTTATTCTTGGACCAATAAAAAACTGGAAAAAATTCCCCACGTCAAATCCTATAAAATCCCCGAAAAAGCAGGGAATTGGATTGCTTATCAATTGGAAGCAGTTACTGAAGCCGAAAAGGAAAAAACAAATGGGAATGGACAGGAAAATTCCGAAAAAGCCAAACCAGCCCGTAAAATATCTGATGAAAACGGATTCCCATTGATTTTGAGTAACCTGGACAATGGTAAGCAGATGACCTTTGGTTTTGTCAAAGACTACACATTTGCAGAGAACGGTGAAGGCTTATTGTTTCATACGACAGGGGATAATGGAGAACTCCAGCCCGGTATTTACTGGTATGACCTGAATGAAGGAAAGTTGCAGTCTGTTTTTGAAGCTAACCGCAAACATAAATTCAAATATCTGAGCATAGATGATTCAGGTTCCAAAGTTGCCTTCATTGCAGACTTGGATACTACCAAAGCATTGGTGCGGGAGCCGAAATTGTATTATTGGGACAAATCCATATCAAATGCCATAGTTTTGGCAGATCAAAGCACTACAGGAATCCCGGAAGAATGGTTGGTTTCTGAAAATTTCAATCCCTATTTTTCGAAAGATGGCAGCAAACTTTTTTTCGGAACAAACCCGGTTCCTTTTGTAAAGGATACGGCCTTGTTGGCTGAAGAAATTGTGAATGTGGAAGTCTGGCATTGGCAGGATGATTATATCTATCCCGAGCAAAATGTAAGGGCAGACAGGGAAAGAAAGCGGAGTTATCTGGCAGTGATGCATTTGGACAACCGGAAATTGGTGCAATTGGGAAATGAAAAAATGGAAGACATCAACGTCGGTGAAGAAGGAAATTCCAAATACGCATTGGGCAAAGATGACCGGAAATATAGAATAAGCCGCACTTGGGACACAGGAGGGGCGCATGATTTATATATTGTGAATGTAGCTGATGGCAGTTCGAAACTGATTGAATCGGGTGTTCAGGGATATTCCAGACTATCCCCTTCTGCACAATATGCCTACTGGTTCAGCAATCCTGATACAGCTTGGTTTGCGCATCACATTACTTCCGGAAAAACATTGAAATTGACTTCAGGTATGGGTATCCCCTTTGCCGATGAGGAAAATGATGTGCCGGATTATCCTTCTTCTTATGGACTTGCCGGTTGGACCAAGGATGATGCAAGGATTTTGGTTTATGACAAATACGATATCTGGTCTTTTGACCCTCAGGGAAAGGAGGATCCTATTAATTTGACCAAGGATGGAAGGGAAAAGAAGATAACTTACCGCTATGTCAATCTGGACAGGGAAAAGCAATTCATAGATCAGGATGAGGTGATGCTTTTGACGGCATTTGATGAAAAGAGCAAATCATCCGGATATGTCAGGTATTCATTAAAGGATCGGAAACTTGATCCTTTGGTCATGAGTGCTCATAGATATGGAGGAATTCAAAAATCCAAAGAAGCAGACCTGTATCTTTACACAAAAGAGAATTTTCAGGAATTTCCTGATTTGTATGTTTCAGACTTGAATTTTTCCAAGCCAAAGAAAATCTCTGAAGCGAATCCACAGCAAAAGGAATATATCTGGGGTACTGCGGAATTGGTTTATTGGAATTCATTGGACAATATTCCTTTGGAGGGAATTCTTTACAAACCAGAGAATTTTGATCCCAACAAAAAGTATCCCATGGTGGTGGTTTATTATGAGCGTTTTTCCAATACTATCCATCAGCATCACAAACCTGAACCAATCCGGTCTTTAGTTCACCGCACCATGTATGTCAGTAATGATTACCTGATTTTTGTGCCGGATGTGGTTTACAGTACAGGCTATCCCGGTGAAAGCGCCTTCAATTGTATCATTCCGGGGGTCAACCATTTGATATCGCAAGGTTTTGTGGACAAAGATAGGGTCGGCATCCAAGGACATAGTTGGAGCGGATATCAGACAGCCTACATCCTTACAAGAACGAATATGTTCCGTGCTGCTGAAGCAGGGGCTATTGTTGCCAATATGACGAGTGCTTATGGTGGAATCAGGTGGGAATCAGGTAGGGCAAGAATGTTCCAATATGAAAAGGCACAGTCAAGATTAGGTGTCAGTCTATGGGAAAATCCATTGCCTTATATTGAGAATTCACCTTTATTTTTTGCGAATAAAATTGAAACACCCATACTCCTTTTGCACAATGATGCAGATGGGGCTGTGCCTTGGTATCAGGGAATAGAAATGTACTTGGCCATGAGAAGGCTCAATAAGCCTACCTGGATGCTGAATTATAATGGCGAGCCACATTGGCCTGTCAAGAGAGAAAACCGTATCGATTTCCAGACCAGGATGATGCAGTTCTTTGACCACTACCTAAAGGATGCTCCTATGCCACGTTGGATGGAACGAGGAGTTCCTGCCATTGAAAAAGGAATTTATCAGGGATTGGAGCTTGTGGGGGAAGAGGATGGTATTTGA
- a CDS encoding DUF433 domain-containing protein → MKYKNRITINPEICHGKPCIRGMRWPVEVLLDLMASGMTYEEIIEDHPELEKEDFFAALEFAKLSIIGTSTQEIA, encoded by the coding sequence ATGAAGTATAAAAACAGAATAACAATAAATCCTGAAATATGTCATGGAAAGCCTTGTATTAGAGGTATGCGATGGCCTGTGGAAGTGCTTCTGGATCTGATGGCTTCAGGCATGACTTATGAGGAAATTATAGAGGATCATCCTGAATTGGAAAAAGAAGATTTCTTTGCAGCATTGGAATTTGCAAAACTCTCTATAATTGGCACTTCGACACAAGAAATTGCATGA
- a CDS encoding YraN family protein codes for MAEHNDKGKEAEDLAREWLSGRGYEFVEANYRYSHAEIDLIFKYKGILVFVEVKYRSGTGFGYAEEFVDYTKRKLIVKAADHYIHEKDWHKDIRFDIVGVYRDKNGNVNFRQFEDAFY; via the coding sequence ATGGCAGAACACAATGACAAAGGAAAGGAAGCCGAAGACTTGGCAAGGGAATGGCTGAGTGGACGTGGCTATGAATTTGTAGAGGCCAATTACCGCTACAGTCACGCCGAAATTGACCTGATATTCAAGTATAAAGGAATCCTGGTTTTTGTAGAGGTCAAATATCGAAGTGGGACGGGATTTGGTTATGCCGAGGAGTTTGTGGACTATACCAAGCGCAAACTGATAGTCAAGGCTGCTGACCATTATATCCATGAAAAAGACTGGCACAAGGATATCCGTTTTGACATAGTAGGAGTATACAGGGACAAAAACGGCAATGTGAATTTCAGGCAGTTTGAGGATGCGTTTTATTAG
- a CDS encoding ABC transporter ATP-binding protein, producing the protein MSILSVKEVSKTYQSGNRKLTVLDNVNLNIQSGDSIAIVGPSGSGKTTLLGLCAGLDSATTGSVVLNGSAFEKLSEDERAAVRSKNVGFIFQNFQLLPTLTALENVMVPLELKKRKDAKEKALSLLQKVGLGDRVTHYPTQLSGGEQQRVSIARAFANEPLILFADEPTGNLDTETGEMIEDLIFNMNKEEGTTLVLVTHDPELAKRTNRIIHIKGGKIQEENNG; encoded by the coding sequence ATGAGCATTTTAAGTGTAAAGGAAGTTTCCAAAACCTACCAAAGTGGAAACAGGAAATTGACTGTTTTGGATAATGTCAATCTCAATATCCAATCCGGTGACAGTATTGCAATCGTTGGGCCGTCAGGAAGTGGCAAAACCACATTGCTTGGCTTATGTGCAGGATTGGATTCTGCGACGACCGGGTCGGTAGTGCTCAATGGTAGTGCATTTGAGAAATTATCGGAAGATGAACGTGCTGCCGTAAGAAGCAAAAATGTAGGTTTTATATTTCAAAATTTCCAATTACTTCCCACCTTGACTGCGCTGGAAAATGTGATGGTGCCTTTGGAATTGAAAAAAAGGAAAGATGCAAAGGAAAAAGCATTGTCCTTGCTACAAAAAGTCGGTTTGGGCGACCGGGTTACACATTACCCAACACAATTGTCAGGTGGAGAACAACAGCGTGTATCCATTGCAAGGGCATTTGCCAATGAGCCTTTGATTCTTTTTGCTGATGAACCCACAGGAAATCTTGATACCGAAACCGGAGAAATGATTGAGGACCTGATTTTCAACATGAACAAAGAAGAGGGGACGACCTTGGTTTTGGTCACCCATGACCCGGAATTGGCCAAACGCACCAACAGAATCATTCATATCAAAGGGGGCAAAATCCAGGAGGAAAACAATGGCTGA
- the lipB gene encoding lipoyl(octanoyl) transferase LipB: MNQVINKKVKFLDLGLKDYQETWDFQEELFAKTVALKIENRKSSPELQKPSENYLIFVEHPHVYTLGKSGELSHLLLDEDGLKEKNATFYKINRGGDITYHGPGQLVGYPIIDLDNFFTDIHKYLRFLEEAIILTLAEYGIEAGRIEGLTGVWLDHETQKNPRKICALGVKSSRWVTMHGFAFNVNSDITYFNNIVPCGIPDKAVTSLHLELGRPIEISEVKEKVKRHIIELFEMELV; encoded by the coding sequence GTGAATCAAGTTATCAATAAAAAAGTAAAATTTCTAGACCTTGGCCTAAAGGATTACCAGGAAACATGGGATTTTCAGGAAGAGTTGTTTGCAAAAACCGTTGCACTGAAAATCGAAAACAGGAAATCTTCTCCAGAGCTCCAAAAGCCATCTGAAAATTACCTGATTTTTGTGGAACATCCCCATGTGTATACTTTGGGGAAAAGCGGTGAACTATCCCACTTATTGTTGGATGAGGATGGCCTGAAGGAAAAAAACGCCACCTTCTACAAAATCAACCGTGGCGGGGACATCACCTATCATGGCCCCGGCCAGTTGGTAGGATATCCCATCATCGACTTGGATAACTTCTTTACGGATATACACAAATACCTGAGATTTTTGGAGGAAGCCATTATTTTGACATTGGCAGAATATGGTATTGAAGCTGGAAGGATTGAAGGTTTGACAGGAGTTTGGCTGGATCATGAAACACAAAAGAATCCCAGAAAAATCTGTGCCTTAGGCGTCAAATCCAGCAGATGGGTGACCATGCACGGTTTTGCCTTCAATGTGAATTCTGATATCACTTACTTCAACAATATCGTCCCTTGCGGCATCCCCGACAAAGCCGTGACTTCCCTCCACCTCGAATTGGGAAGACCTATAGAAATCTCAGAAGTCAAAGAAAAAGTCAAAAGACATATTATTGAGTTGTTTGAGATGGAGTTGGTTTAA
- a CDS encoding GIY-YIG nuclease family protein, producing MKRHEYFVYILTNYKKTVLYIGMTNDLISRLNQHGEKFNPESFTAKYQCKYLVHWESYQYVQDAIAREKEIKKWRREKKEDLIKELNPDWKFLNEEVGG from the coding sequence ATGAAAAGGCATGAATATTTTGTTTATATCCTTACAAATTACAAAAAGACAGTCTTGTATATCGGAATGACAAATGATTTGATTTCACGTTTAAATCAACATGGAGAAAAATTCAATCCGGAAAGCTTTACAGCAAAGTATCAATGTAAATACCTTGTTCATTGGGAATCCTATCAATATGTCCAAGATGCTATCGCCCGGGAAAAAGAAATCAAAAAATGGAGGAGGGAAAAAAAAGAGGATTTGATTAAAGAATTAAATCCAGATTGGAAGTTCTTAAATGAAGAAGTTGGGGGTTAA
- a CDS encoding arylesterase codes for MNYKNHFFSILIIVMIFACSKKSERVENTTSEIQTQKPDQKKLILFFGNSLSAGYGIDAEDAFPGLVAQRIDSLGLDYRVVNGGLSGETTASGLSRLDWFLEEEPAIFVLELGGNDGLRGIPLTETKKNLKGIIQKVRSKYPQTTILLAGMQIPPNMGPEYTSEFRELYPSVAEEENVILIPFLLEGVAGNPDLNLPDGIHPTEEGHLIVFETIWEYLEDLL; via the coding sequence ATGAATTATAAAAACCACTTCTTTTCAATATTAATCATTGTAATGATTTTTGCCTGCTCAAAAAAATCTGAAAGAGTTGAAAATACAACTAGTGAAATTCAAACCCAAAAACCCGATCAAAAAAAACTCATTCTCTTTTTCGGCAACAGCCTGAGTGCAGGATACGGAATTGATGCCGAGGATGCATTCCCAGGCTTGGTTGCGCAGCGAATTGACAGCTTGGGTCTGGATTACAGGGTGGTCAACGGAGGATTGAGCGGTGAAACCACTGCCAGTGGACTTAGCCGTCTTGACTGGTTTCTGGAAGAAGAGCCTGCAATATTTGTCCTTGAACTGGGTGGAAACGATGGATTGAGAGGAATTCCACTTACAGAAACAAAAAAGAACCTGAAAGGAATTATTCAAAAAGTCCGTTCCAAATATCCCCAAACAACAATCCTATTGGCAGGAATGCAAATTCCACCCAACATGGGTCCGGAATATACCAGTGAATTTAGAGAATTATACCCTAGCGTGGCTGAAGAAGAAAATGTAATCCTTATTCCTTTTTTATTGGAAGGTGTTGCCGGAAATCCTGATCTGAATCTTCCTGACGGGATTCACCCTACAGAGGAAGGGCATTTGATCGTATTTGAGACCATCTGGGAATACCTTGAGGATTTGTTATAA
- a CDS encoding ABC transporter permease produces the protein MADFSWILLMAYRDFRKNFSRLLLFVSSMVVGIAALVGISSFGENLKKDIENQSKELVGADLVLENNKPLGEQPTDSIAIQRAEEVNFASMVAFPATGESRLTQVRMLAGDFPFYGKLETIPENAESTFRQGGRKALVEKLLMAQFNAVVGDSIKVGELTFVIEGELQKVPGQTGIAATVAPAVYLPMEYAEATGLIQYGSRLNYQRYYQLADEVNPDELVKLYEEQWEEEKVDADTVEDRRRQTGRSFENLSNFLSLVAFIALLLGCVGVASAVNVFVKEKLASVAVLRCLGVSAWTAMKIYLVQILVMGLIGSLFGAFLGTMLQFILPTVFADFLPVEVTMAISWKSVAFGILTGLLVAVLFALLPLLKIRKVSPMATLRPEEGETKISKDPLRWTVVTGILLFIFGFSFFLLNGWKEALGFTGFVVFAFLALWSVALGIMWLIKRFLPITLQYPIRQSLANLYRPNNQTVSLIATIGLGTAMISTLFFVQNQLLDEARFADKEDQPNMLMFDIQTHQVDSVAERIRKRDLPILQQVPIVTMGLESINGLTKKGNDTLPDEERRSRGLYNREFRVTYRDSLISSERLVSGELRKVASPNDSIFISFDQGYAERTGINLGDEIVFNVQGRPITTYVGSFRDIKFNQVSTNFLVLFPDNVLTNAPKFHVLITKTKNDRQAADVQSEIVRKFPNISVINLGAIVETLEEILGKISFVIQFMAFFSIITGVLVLISSLIISKYQRMRESILLRTLGADSGMVSKINTLEYFFLGSLASLSGILLSFLATFLLSQFVFNLPFRGAYKEALIVYLAITALTILLGWLNGRKIVKMPPMEILRG, from the coding sequence ATGGCTGATTTTTCGTGGATTTTATTGATGGCTTACAGGGATTTTCGCAAGAATTTCTCCCGTCTTTTGCTTTTTGTATCCTCCATGGTGGTGGGAATTGCTGCCTTGGTAGGAATCAGTTCTTTTGGTGAAAACCTAAAAAAAGATATTGAAAACCAATCCAAGGAACTGGTCGGGGCTGATTTGGTTCTGGAAAATAACAAACCCCTGGGGGAACAACCCACAGATTCGATCGCAATCCAAAGAGCTGAGGAAGTCAATTTTGCCAGTATGGTGGCTTTTCCGGCTACAGGCGAAAGTAGGTTGACCCAAGTCCGGATGCTGGCAGGGGATTTTCCTTTTTATGGAAAACTGGAAACCATCCCTGAAAATGCCGAAAGCACTTTCAGACAGGGTGGAAGAAAAGCATTGGTTGAAAAACTCCTGATGGCACAGTTTAATGCCGTGGTAGGTGACAGTATCAAAGTCGGTGAACTGACTTTTGTGATTGAAGGTGAACTGCAGAAAGTACCCGGTCAAACAGGAATTGCAGCTACTGTAGCTCCGGCAGTTTATTTACCCATGGAATATGCCGAGGCAACAGGCTTGATCCAATATGGCAGCAGGCTTAACTACCAAAGGTACTATCAATTGGCCGACGAAGTGAATCCTGATGAATTGGTCAAATTGTATGAGGAACAATGGGAAGAAGAAAAAGTGGACGCTGATACAGTCGAAGACCGACGTCGCCAAACCGGACGTTCTTTTGAGAATCTTTCTAATTTTCTGAGCCTTGTTGCATTCATTGCCTTGTTGTTGGGCTGTGTAGGAGTGGCAAGCGCAGTGAATGTGTTTGTGAAAGAGAAATTAGCCTCTGTGGCAGTATTGCGTTGTTTGGGGGTGTCAGCTTGGACAGCTATGAAAATCTATCTGGTTCAAATATTGGTGATGGGTTTGATAGGATCCTTATTCGGCGCTTTTTTGGGTACAATGCTTCAGTTTATTTTGCCCACTGTATTTGCTGATTTCCTTCCGGTGGAGGTCACTATGGCGATTTCATGGAAAAGTGTCGCTTTTGGAATTTTGACAGGATTACTTGTTGCTGTGCTTTTCGCGCTTTTACCCTTATTAAAAATCAGGAAGGTTTCCCCAATGGCTACTTTAAGACCTGAGGAAGGAGAAACTAAAATTTCCAAAGATCCCTTGCGTTGGACAGTGGTAACTGGCATTTTGTTGTTTATTTTCGGTTTCAGCTTTTTCCTGTTGAATGGCTGGAAAGAGGCATTGGGATTTACGGGATTTGTGGTGTTTGCATTCCTGGCTTTGTGGTCCGTGGCTTTGGGTATCATGTGGCTGATCAAAAGGTTCTTGCCCATTACCCTACAGTATCCTATCCGGCAATCTTTAGCCAATCTTTATAGACCAAATAACCAAACCGTCTCCCTGATTGCAACCATTGGGCTGGGCACGGCGATGATCAGCACCTTGTTTTTTGTTCAAAACCAATTATTGGATGAGGCAAGATTTGCGGATAAAGAGGATCAACCCAACATGCTGATGTTTGATATTCAGACCCATCAGGTGGATTCGGTGGCTGAAAGGATCAGAAAAAGGGATTTGCCTATTTTACAGCAAGTTCCGATTGTTACCATGGGTTTGGAATCCATCAATGGATTGACAAAAAAAGGCAACGATACATTACCCGATGAGGAGAGAAGATCAAGAGGCTTGTACAACAGGGAATTCAGGGTGACTTACCGGGATTCATTGATTTCCTCAGAAAGGCTGGTCAGTGGAGAATTAAGAAAAGTAGCATCACCGAATGATTCCATATTTATTTCCTTTGATCAGGGATATGCAGAAAGAACAGGGATCAATTTGGGGGATGAGATAGTTTTCAATGTTCAGGGGAGACCGATAACAACTTATGTGGGAAGTTTTAGGGATATCAAATTCAATCAGGTTTCTACCAATTTCCTGGTATTGTTTCCGGACAATGTTTTGACCAATGCGCCTAAATTCCATGTGCTGATCACCAAAACCAAAAATGACCGACAGGCAGCCGATGTCCAATCAGAGATTGTAAGGAAATTCCCAAATATCTCAGTGATCAACTTAGGGGCGATTGTAGAAACCCTAGAAGAAATCTTGGGGAAAATCAGTTTTGTCATACAGTTTATGGCCTTTTTCAGCATCATAACAGGAGTATTGGTTTTGATCAGTTCTTTGATTATCAGCAAGTATCAAAGGATGCGCGAAAGTATCTTGTTGCGGACATTGGGTGCAGATAGTGGTATGGTCAGCAAGATCAATACCTTGGAATATTTCTTTTTGGGTTCCTTGGCTTCTTTAAGTGGGATTTTGCTTTCATTTTTGGCAACCTTTCTTTTGAGCCAGTTTGTATTCAATCTGCCTTTTAGGGGAGCTTATAAAGAAGCCCTGATCGTTTATCTTGCGATTACAGCATTGACCATATTGTTGGGATGGCTCAATGGCCGTAAAATCGTAAAGATGCCTCCAATGGAGATTTTAAGAGGATAA
- a CDS encoding IS110 family RNA-guided transposase: MKKIHQNTAGIDIGSRSIYVDIEGKEVASFETFTSDFRKAAVYLIEAGVTSVAMEATGSYWVILYDILTEAGLDVWLVDGRQTKQVPGRKTDVKDCQWINQLHAHGLLNRCFVAEGLMKELRSYQRLREDHIRSMSMHINHMQKALIEMNIRLPEVLSQVHGASGTVMIEAILQGERDPQKLLSLCHHSLIKKKGEKIVKALEGFYTEAGLFALKQAYEAYRFYKAQISDCDKKIQDTFNKQNMDLYEFPKGMKRKQIRHNKPDVSDLGKYLLKIFGGKDATKLSGFTDYTWFQVLTETGPDLSRWKTEKHFTSWLGLSPGQHQSGRKKKNKSKGRPKAGQIFRVIAQGLLNSKKIALGAFGRRLCGRKGPRVAIKAMARKLAEQYWRLMVKGSDFVEFGIKYYEEIMQKQKMKLIQRLAVELNMDIVPQEIEEKILNLHEE, translated from the coding sequence ATGAAAAAGATCCATCAAAACACAGCTGGTATCGATATAGGCTCCAGGAGCATCTATGTCGACATCGAAGGAAAAGAAGTCGCGAGTTTTGAAACCTTTACTTCAGACTTCAGGAAAGCCGCAGTTTATCTAATAGAAGCAGGTGTCACTTCTGTTGCCATGGAAGCGACCGGCAGCTATTGGGTTATTCTCTATGATATCCTTACAGAGGCAGGACTTGATGTCTGGCTTGTTGACGGACGCCAGACCAAACAGGTCCCAGGCAGGAAAACCGATGTGAAAGACTGTCAGTGGATCAACCAACTCCACGCCCATGGACTGTTGAACAGGTGCTTTGTAGCTGAAGGTCTGATGAAAGAGCTCCGCTCTTACCAAAGGCTCAGAGAGGACCATATCCGGAGTATGTCCATGCATATAAACCATATGCAGAAAGCACTTATTGAAATGAATATCAGGCTTCCCGAGGTTCTCAGCCAGGTGCACGGTGCCAGCGGAACGGTGATGATAGAAGCCATCCTCCAAGGAGAAAGGGACCCCCAGAAACTACTTTCCCTGTGCCATCACAGTCTGATAAAGAAAAAGGGTGAGAAAATAGTAAAAGCTCTTGAAGGGTTTTATACCGAAGCAGGACTGTTTGCACTTAAACAGGCCTATGAGGCATACAGGTTTTACAAAGCCCAGATATCAGACTGTGATAAGAAGATCCAGGATACATTCAATAAGCAAAACATGGACCTGTACGAGTTCCCAAAAGGTATGAAGCGAAAACAGATCAGGCATAATAAACCCGATGTTTCGGATTTGGGAAAATACCTTCTGAAAATATTCGGTGGCAAGGATGCCACCAAGCTGTCCGGGTTCACCGATTATACATGGTTTCAAGTGTTGACCGAAACGGGTCCGGATCTTTCCAGATGGAAGACCGAAAAACACTTTACCAGCTGGTTGGGGCTATCCCCTGGCCAGCACCAATCGGGTAGAAAGAAAAAGAACAAGTCCAAAGGCAGACCGAAAGCCGGCCAGATATTCAGGGTAATTGCCCAAGGGCTATTGAACAGCAAGAAAATTGCACTCGGGGCATTCGGCAGAAGACTATGTGGAAGAAAAGGTCCGAGGGTAGCCATCAAGGCCATGGCAAGAAAACTTGCAGAGCAATATTGGAGGTTAATGGTAAAAGGATCTGATTTTGTAGAGTTCGGTATAAAATATTACGAGGAAATCATGCAAAAACAGAAAATGAAATTGATACAAAGGCTAGCAGTGGAACTGAACATGGATATTGTCCCACAAGAAATTGAAGAGAAAATCCTTAATTTACATGAAGAATGA
- a CDS encoding DUF5615 family PIN-like protein, with protein MKFLNQNGFESIHVNSILNGFNTQDSEIAKNADKMGFIVISKDVDFKNDFLIKGSPKKLIKINLGNVSNRDLIEVFGKEIPKIKSIAKAESFIIEANPNHWTYQIKN; from the coding sequence GTGAAATTTTTAAATCAGAATGGATTTGAATCAATTCACGTTAATTCAATCTTAAACGGATTCAATACTCAAGATTCAGAAATTGCAAAAAATGCTGACAAAATGGGTTTTATCGTAATATCCAAAGATGTGGATTTTAAAAATGATTTTTTAATTAAAGGAAGTCCTAAAAAACTTATTAAAATTAATTTGGGAAATGTTTCCAATAGAGATTTAATAGAAGTTTTTGGAAAAGAGATTCCAAAAATTAAGTCAATTGCAAAAGCTGAATCATTCATCATAGAAGCAAATCCCAATCACTGGACCTATCAAATAAAAAATTAA